Genomic window (Ruminococcus flavefaciens AE3010):
ATTGGAGGTCACTCCCGTATCATCGCCAAGGGCGATATTTATGCCTGACGGTTCTATCCAGTATATCTCGGGACAGTCAAAAAGGGCTGCGTCGATTCCGGGCTTGCAGGCACCGAATATAGCAAGCTGATACGTCTCCTGATCATCGTCAGTGAACTTCGGAGATGTTGGAAGCGCGGATACCTTAATGGTAACAGTCTCGGGAAGCTTTATGGTTATTGGCGTGACAGAAGGTGAAGCAAGCTTTATGAACTCGTTATATACTGCCAGATTATTGGCGTCAAGCTGGTCGCCGTAGTTATAAGAGCCGCTGCCGAAGTTGGACTGAGCCTTTGGAGAAGCAGGGAGATCAAGAGAACCGAAATCCACGTCTCCTAAAGTGATCTCCATGCCAAGACTGTCGCCCGAATCATCAACGGCATATACCACACCTGCTGTTCCTGCACACATGGTCAATGCTATAGCTGTCAGAAATGAAATTGTCGATGAGATTAATCTTTTCATACAGATACCTCCTATTGAAACAATTAATGCCCATCCCCTGTTAATTATCTGTATACTTATATTATATATAAACTGCCTATAAAAGTCAATAGTTTTCATTATATTTTCATTTAAAATTCACATCACATTTTTAGTGCAAAATGCTATTCCAAAAGAGAATACCGCTATATATAGGCGAATAATGCCGAAAGTGCCAAAAAAAAACAGCTTTCTCTCAGTATAATTTGTTATATTGACACTTGCAAATGCAGGGACGCTGTGATATACTGTTATGTGGAGATTTTGTGCATTTTACTGCGCATATTAATATTTGAAAGGTGAGATACCGATAATGATTTTATCCCAGATGACTAAAGAAGAGCTTGCTTCGTTCAAAAGCGAAAATGAAAAGCTGTACAACGACTTCAAGGGTCAGGGACTCTGCCTCAATATGGCAAGAGGAAACCCCTGCAGCGAACAGCTCGAACTCAGTCTTGATATGCTCAAGGCTTTCGACGATGGTAACTTTATGAGCGAATGCGGAAATGATGTCCGCAATTACGGAGTGCCCGATGGTATCCCGGAAGCAAAAAAACTCTTTTCCGATATGATCGGTGTAAACACCGACGAGATCATCATCTTCGGTAATTCAAGCCTCAACGCTATGTTCTTCTCTGTTCAGTGCGCTTTCAACAAGGGCATTCTCGGAAGCAAGCCATGGTCGGAATGCGGCAGGATCAAGTTCCTCTGCCCTGTCCCCGGCTACGACAGACACTTCAAGGTAACTGAATTCTTCGGTGTTGAAATGATAAATATCCCCATGACTCCTACAGGTCCTGATATGGATATGATAGAGGAGCTGGTAAAGAACGACGAGTCCATCAAGGGTATATGGTGCGTTCCACAGTACTCCAACCCCGACGGTATCGTTTACAGCGATGAGACTGTAAAGCGCTTCGCAGCTTTAAAGCCTGCCGCAAAGGACTTCCGTATTTTCTGGGACAACGCATACTGCATACATCATCTCACCGACTCACCAAAATGCATTCTCAATATCCTCGACGAAGCCAAGAAAGTCGGCAACGAGGACATCGTTTACATATTCGGTTCTACTTCCAAGGTAACATTCCCGGGTGCAGGCATTGCCGTTATGGGTGCAAGCAAAGCAAACATCGACGAGCTCAAGAAGTACCTGGGCATAAGCATTATCAGCTACGATAAGATGAACCAGCTCCGCCACGTAAAGTTCTTCGGCACTTTTGAGAATATGCTGGAGCACATGAAAAAGCACAAGGCTATTATCGCTCCGAAGTTCAGACTTGTATGTGATAAGCTTGCAAAGGAGCTTGCTCCTCTCGGTATCGGTCAGTGGACTGATCCTCAGGGCGGCTACTTTATCTCGTTCAACGCTCCGCAGGGCTGTGCAAAGAGAATAGTTTCACTTTGCAGCGAGGCAGGCGTAACTCTCACGGGCGCAGGTGCTACATTCCCTTACGGCGTTGACCCCGAGGACAAGAACATCAGACTTGCTCCTACATATCCTCCGATCGAGGATCTCAGCAAGGCTATGGACCTCTTCGTTATCTGCGTAAAGATAGCAGCTGCTGAAAAGCTTCTGGCTGAATAAAAAAATTTCGCCCTTTCGATAAAATATCGAAAGGGCTTTTTGTTTTTAGGTTATTTGCGGGACGTCGTGGACGACGTCCCCTATATTTCGAGCGGATAATATCCGCCCCTACAGCGATTCAGTTCACCACAACTGTAGCTGTTACTTGTTTATTTGCCGCAGAAAGCTCTGCTTCGTCACTGAGATTGATGACAGGATCACCGTTTCCGTCAAATACTACTCGCTTTATACGGGCATGTCTGCACGGGTCGTAAAGCGGGTCTTTGTTATATGTGCCGCATTCCTGTGACGCATGGCTGTCGGGACGGGCATGATACACTATTAGAAGATTTCCCATTTCGTCCCTAACAAAGCTGTTATGTCCGGGTCCTGATTTACCCTTTACATCAGCTGTTGAAAGCACAGGCTCTGTCAGCTTTTTCCAGCTCTTTGTATCCATAAGGTCAGAGTTTATATCAGCTTCAAGTCTGCCCACACAATACTCCGAGCCTGTTCCCGAAGCCGAGAAAAATACATAGACCTTTTTGCCGGTCTTGAGAACTGCCGCACCCTCGTTGACGCGGTTGTTCACAAGCTCCCACTTGTATTCGGGCTTGGTAAGAAGTATGGGCTTTGAGGTCAGCTTCCACGGCTGCGACGGGTTTATCTCCGCCATGAACAGTGAGGAATCGCCCTTTATCTCCGCCCATATGACATAGTGCTTGCCGTTGTTCTCGAAATAGGTCATATCAAGGGAAAAGTTTGCAAATGACGAGCTGTCCCCTGCACTTGCCTGCATCTGTCCGCACTCCGTCCAGTTTCCCGTATACGGGTCGCCGTCGCATTTCAGAACGTAGGGACGTATCGCCCAGATATCGCTGCTTGCTCCCGCAGCAAAGAAAATATACCACGAACCGCCTATATAATGCATTTCGGGAGCCCAGATATGCTTTGCAAGTATGCCGCTTGTATGAGCCTTCCATATGGTCTTTTCCTCAGCGGAAGCAAGTCCGCCTACGGTATTGCTCCTGCGCAGGATTATGCGGTCATAGCCCTTGTCCACGCTGCCGTAGGCAGGATAAGACGCTGTAAAATAGTAATATCCGTCACCGCCGTCCACCACATAGGGGTCGGCTCTTTCTTTTATAAAAGGGTCGGCATAAAGCTCCGCACTGGACTTTACTGTACCGCTGACAGTGTAAATGCCTGCCTTGGAGGTATCTATTTTCGCAAGGTCGGAGCTGCTCCAGTCAACGCTCATTTCGCATACTCCGCCGCCTGTATACTCGGCAGTGACCGTCCTCGGCATATCAGCGGTGCCGCCTAAAGCCACATTCACAACGGGAGCTTTCACTCGTGTATTTATTGGAGTAAGCCCTGCCGAAGGATATGCGCTTATGAGAGCGTTGTACTGGTCGCCGTTGATAGGGATAACATATCCGTGACGTGGAGTGAAGTTGAAGCTGTAGCTGTTTCTGCTGACAGTCTTGAAGTTGGTCAGGTCTGTGGTCTCCTGCATTACGTAGTAGCCGTTGCCGTATGCGTCAGACATCATCAGCCACTTGTCAGTTCCGATAAGATTGTAGATATTGGGTCCCTCAACACCGATATCACCCTCGGAGACCTGCTTTATCTCGGTATAAGGACCGCTTGCGTGGTCAGCTATTGCAAGGTAGATACGCTTGTTGGTCTCGTTCTTGTAGTACATATAGTACTTGCCGCCCACGTTGATTATATCGGAGTCGATAGCGTCGTCACCGTTCTTGGGGGCAAAAAGAAGCTGAGGCTGGGTATCCAGTTTCTTCATGTCCTTGCTGTAGGCGTAATACATGATAGTCCTGTCGTCACGCCCGGGAACTCTCGCCGCAAAGTATATCATGTAGGAAGCCTTTTCGGGATCGTATATAGCCTGAGGAGCCCACGCACGGTCAGCTCCCTGCATGAGGGGGTACTTGTTGGCTATCTCAATACTTGTCTCGTCGAACCAGTGCACAAGGTCGGTGGACTTTGCGCTGAGGAGATTGCGGTTGCTGTTCCAGCCCAGTGAAGACTTCATATCCGTAGCAAGCATATAGTAGAATCCGTCCTCGCCCTTGAAGATATAGGGGTCGCGGAGGCACTCAGTTCCCACACTTGACTTCCACACAGCTCCGCCGCCGTTGAGCGCTTTGAAGTTGTAGCCGTCGGTGCTGACTGCATAGGAAAGTCGCTCCTGCTCAGGCGAATTGCCGAGGAAGTATGCGAAGAGATAAGCCACATCAGGCTTCTCGGTGGAAATAGTGCTGTAGGTCTGTATATCAGCATCTCTGCCGAGGATATAGCTTGTGAGCAGAACCAAGTCCGCAGTATTTACAGCTCCGTCGCCGTTCATATCAGCGATCGAAGCCATGGTATCGTCAAAGCTGCTGATAACTCCGCGCTGCATGATGATTCGGTCGAAGCTGTCAACGGTACCGTCAAAGTTAAGGTCGCCGCGGACGAATTTGAAGTCGCCGTCTACGGGGCGGATATAGAACTTCTGACCCTCGCCCTTCCAGTAGTCCCACTGGTCGATATTGGCGCCGTTTTCGTAGCTTATGTCGTACACGTCAAGAGCCGCATTGCCCGAGCACTCAGCCGTGATATAATATGCGTCGTCAGTACGGTGAAGTATGAAATGCTGAGCCGCCGTGTCCTTGTATTCCGAGAGATAGATATTATTGCCGTCGGTGGAGTCGCCGTTCTCAACAGTCAGAGCAAGGCTTCTGTCTTTGCCCGAAAGTATACAGCATTTTCCTTCCCCTGCACTCTCGATACGCCATACCTGCGAGCTGTCCCCAAGCTTTTCCCACTGGTGGACGTTTCCGTCACTTGCTGCGGTTATGTACTTGCCGCTGAGACGAACCATGATAGTATAATCAGCTCCGCTTATGACCTCGCCGTACTCGTCGGCGAAGTCAGCCGTCACTGCCGCCTGCGCAGTAACGGGACAAGCCGTCATAGCCAGTGCAGCCGCTCCTGCGGCGGCAAGCAGCCTTTTCAGTACCTTCATTCCCAAAACCTCCTCTATTTATGCTTTTTCTTAGGCAATGGCAGTTCAACCACCATAGCCTCAAATAATTCCCGTAAAAACTCCTTGTTCTC
Coding sequences:
- a CDS encoding aminotransferase class I/II-fold pyridoxal phosphate-dependent enzyme, with the protein product MILSQMTKEELASFKSENEKLYNDFKGQGLCLNMARGNPCSEQLELSLDMLKAFDDGNFMSECGNDVRNYGVPDGIPEAKKLFSDMIGVNTDEIIIFGNSSLNAMFFSVQCAFNKGILGSKPWSECGRIKFLCPVPGYDRHFKVTEFFGVEMINIPMTPTGPDMDMIEELVKNDESIKGIWCVPQYSNPDGIVYSDETVKRFAALKPAAKDFRIFWDNAYCIHHLTDSPKCILNILDEAKKVGNEDIVYIFGSTSKVTFPGAGIAVMGASKANIDELKKYLGISIISYDKMNQLRHVKFFGTFENMLEHMKKHKAIIAPKFRLVCDKLAKELAPLGIGQWTDPQGGYFISFNAPQGCAKRIVSLCSEAGVTLTGAGATFPYGVDPEDKNIRLAPTYPPIEDLSKAMDLFVICVKIAAAEKLLAE
- a CDS encoding family 43 glycosylhydrolase yields the protein MKVLKRLLAAAGAAALAMTACPVTAQAAVTADFADEYGEVISGADYTIMVRLSGKYITAASDGNVHQWEKLGDSSQVWRIESAGEGKCCILSGKDRSLALTVENGDSTDGNNIYLSEYKDTAAQHFILHRTDDAYYITAECSGNAALDVYDISYENGANIDQWDYWKGEGQKFYIRPVDGDFKFVRGDLNFDGTVDSFDRIIMQRGVISSFDDTMASIADMNGDGAVNTADLVLLTSYILGRDADIQTYSTISTEKPDVAYLFAYFLGNSPEQERLSYAVSTDGYNFKALNGGGAVWKSSVGTECLRDPYIFKGEDGFYYMLATDMKSSLGWNSNRNLLSAKSTDLVHWFDETSIEIANKYPLMQGADRAWAPQAIYDPEKASYMIYFAARVPGRDDRTIMYYAYSKDMKKLDTQPQLLFAPKNGDDAIDSDIINVGGKYYMYYKNETNKRIYLAIADHASGPYTEIKQVSEGDIGVEGPNIYNLIGTDKWLMMSDAYGNGYYVMQETTDLTNFKTVSRNSYSFNFTPRHGYVIPINGDQYNALISAYPSAGLTPINTRVKAPVVNVALGGTADMPRTVTAEYTGGGVCEMSVDWSSSDLAKIDTSKAGIYTVSGTVKSSAELYADPFIKERADPYVVDGGDGYYYFTASYPAYGSVDKGYDRIILRRSNTVGGLASAEEKTIWKAHTSGILAKHIWAPEMHYIGGSWYIFFAAGASSDIWAIRPYVLKCDGDPYTGNWTECGQMQASAGDSSSFANFSLDMTYFENNGKHYVIWAEIKGDSSLFMAEINPSQPWKLTSKPILLTKPEYKWELVNNRVNEGAAVLKTGKKVYVFFSASGTGSEYCVGRLEADINSDLMDTKSWKKLTEPVLSTADVKGKSGPGHNSFVRDEMGNLLIVYHARPDSHASQECGTYNKDPLYDPCRHARIKRVVFDGNGDPVINLSDEAELSAANKQVTATVVVN